A single genomic interval of Tursiops truncatus isolate mTurTru1 chromosome 1, mTurTru1.mat.Y, whole genome shotgun sequence harbors:
- the HYI gene encoding putative hydroxypyruvate isomerase isoform X2, producing MAPLRFSANVSWLFPELPSLPARLRAAGSSGFEAAEIGWPYGEPPEALARTAQEVGLQLVLINTPPGDREKGEMGLGAVPGRQAAFRDGLEQAVLYAKALGCPRIHLMAGRVPQGADRAAVRGEMDTVFLENLRHAAGVLAQENLVGLLEPINTRITDPRYFLDTPQQAAAILEKVGRPNLQLQMDIFHWQIMDGNLTGNIRKFLPLVGHVQVAQVPGRGEPGSPGELNFPYLFQLLEDEGYKGFVGCEYQPRGDTVEGLSWLRSYWDKRGRPQAGQ from the exons ATGGCTCCGCTGCGCTTCTCGGCCAACGTGTCGTGGCTGTTCCCCGAGCTCCCCAGCCTCCCCGCACGGCTCCGGGCCGCGGGCAGTTCGGGTTTCGAGGCGGCCGAGATCGGCTGGCCGTACGGGGAGCCGCCGGAGGCGCTGGCGCGCACGGCGCAGGAAGTGGGGCTACAGCTCGTGCTGATCAACACGCCCCCGG GAGACCGAGAGAAAggggagatggggctgggggcCGTTCCCGGGAGGCAGGCGGCCTTCCGAGATGGGCTGGAGCAGGCTGTGCTGTACGCCAAGGCTCTGGGCTGTCCCAG GATTCACCTGATGGCTGGCCGAGTGCCCCAGGGGGCTGATCGAGCAGCAGTCAGGGGTGAAATGGACacagtttttctggagaacctgaGGCACGCGGCTGGGGTTCTGGCTCAG GAGAACCTTGTGGGGCTGCTGGAGCCCATCAACACCCGCATCACGGACCCCCGGTACTTCCTGGATACGCCCCAGCAGG CGGCAGCCATCTTAGAGAAAGTTGGAAGACCCAACCTCCAGTTACAGATG GACATATTCCACTGGCAGATCATGGACGGGAACCTGACAGGGAACATCCGGAAGTTCCTGCCCCTCGTTG GGCACGTGCAGGTGGCACAGGTCCCAGGCCGAGGGGAACCCGGCAGCCCTGGAGAGCTGAACTTCCCCTATCTGTTCCAACTGCTGGAAGATGAAGGCTACAAAGGCTTTGTGGGCTGCGAGTACCAGCCTCGAG GAGACACGGTAGAGGGCTTGAGTTGGCTACGTTCGTACTGGGATAAGCGGGGCCGCCCACAGGCTGGCCAGTGA
- the HYI gene encoding putative hydroxypyruvate isomerase isoform X1: MAPLRFSANVSWLFPELPSLPARLRAAGSSGFEAAEIGWPYGEPPEALARTAQEVGLQLVLINTPPGDREKGEMGLGAVPGRQAAFRDGLEQAVLYAKALGCPRIHLMAGRVPQGADRAAVRGEMDTVFLENLRHAAGVLAQENLVGLLEPINTRITDPRYFLDTPQQAAAILEKVGRPNLQLQMDIFHWQIMDGNLTGNIRKFLPLVGEGPFLGSFLVCHAASSVLPLFLPPHICPHLLPGHVQVAQVPGRGEPGSPGELNFPYLFQLLEDEGYKGFVGCEYQPRGDTVEGLSWLRSYWDKRGRPQAGQ, encoded by the exons ATGGCTCCGCTGCGCTTCTCGGCCAACGTGTCGTGGCTGTTCCCCGAGCTCCCCAGCCTCCCCGCACGGCTCCGGGCCGCGGGCAGTTCGGGTTTCGAGGCGGCCGAGATCGGCTGGCCGTACGGGGAGCCGCCGGAGGCGCTGGCGCGCACGGCGCAGGAAGTGGGGCTACAGCTCGTGCTGATCAACACGCCCCCGG GAGACCGAGAGAAAggggagatggggctgggggcCGTTCCCGGGAGGCAGGCGGCCTTCCGAGATGGGCTGGAGCAGGCTGTGCTGTACGCCAAGGCTCTGGGCTGTCCCAG GATTCACCTGATGGCTGGCCGAGTGCCCCAGGGGGCTGATCGAGCAGCAGTCAGGGGTGAAATGGACacagtttttctggagaacctgaGGCACGCGGCTGGGGTTCTGGCTCAG GAGAACCTTGTGGGGCTGCTGGAGCCCATCAACACCCGCATCACGGACCCCCGGTACTTCCTGGATACGCCCCAGCAGG CGGCAGCCATCTTAGAGAAAGTTGGAAGACCCAACCTCCAGTTACAGATG GACATATTCCACTGGCAGATCATGGACGGGAACCTGACAGGGAACATCCGGAAGTTCCTGCCCCTCGTTGGTGAGGGCCCCTTTCTTGGCTCCTTCCTAGTCTGCCATGCTGCTTCCTCTGTCCTCCCACTCTTTCTACCCCCCCACATCTGCCCACATCTGCTCCCAGGGCACGTGCAGGTGGCACAGGTCCCAGGCCGAGGGGAACCCGGCAGCCCTGGAGAGCTGAACTTCCCCTATCTGTTCCAACTGCTGGAAGATGAAGGCTACAAAGGCTTTGTGGGCTGCGAGTACCAGCCTCGAG GAGACACGGTAGAGGGCTTGAGTTGGCTACGTTCGTACTGGGATAAGCGGGGCCGCCCACAGGCTGGCCAGTGA